In one Epinephelus moara isolate mb chromosome 6, YSFRI_EMoa_1.0, whole genome shotgun sequence genomic region, the following are encoded:
- the si:dkey-11p23.7 gene encoding V-set and Ig domain-containing protein, which yields MDVWWIWNTLSLLLAVIGVALSGDDGWSMNVQSEVRAMEGYPVVLPCTFSHPQHSQHSSLQVLWRLGHGQSATVLYRCTSRLGAPTCDPGPQQDQRYRLEGNPREHDLSLRINSANLQDSGRYYCRVEVQGREHISFEDKMGTRLRVEAPPKILALSVEGSEQSGYRALCRVQGSPLPDVQWLGPDDLLEGVAVGPLAQGSAALYHTVSQLRDVEPGQQYTCSASNPLGKEQATLYVLPPRPPLYMSGASPPLLLLLSVSLGAKVLLLVGMGVWMVQGGALQGVSCWWK from the exons TGGCCCTCAGCGGAGATGACGGCTGGTCCATGAACGTGCAGTCGGAGGTCCGAGCCATGGAGGGCTACCCGGTGGTGCTGCCCTGCACGTTTAGCCACCCTCAGCACTCCCAGCATTCCTCCCTGCAGGTGCTGTGGCGTCTGGGCCACGGTCAGAGCGCCACTGTGTTGTACCGCTGCACCAGCCGGCTCGGGGCCCCCACCTGCGACCCGGGGCCCCAGCAGGACCAGCGCTACAGACTGGAGGGCAACCCAAGGGAACACGACCTGTCACTGCGGATCAACAGCGCCAACCTGCAGGACAGCGGACGCTACTACTGCCGGGTGGAGGTTCAGGGACGTGAACACATCAGCTTTGAGGACAAGATGGGGACCAGGCTGAGAGTGGAGG ctcctcCAAAGATCCTGGCGCTGTCGGTGGAGGGCAGTGAGCAGTCTGGGTACAGAGCCCTGTGTCGGGTCCAGGGCTCCCCGCTGCCGGACGTCCAGTGGCTCGGCCCGGACGACCTGCTGGAGGGTGTTGCGGTCGGTCCGCTGGCTCAGGGCTCCGCTGCTCTCTACCACACCGTCAGCCAGCTGAGAGACGTGGAGCCGGGCCAGCAGTACACCTGCAGCGCCTCCAACCCGCTGGGCAAAGAGCAGGCCACCCTGTACGTCCTGCCCCCCCGGCCCCCGCTGTACATGAGCGGGGCCTCgcctcctctcctgctcctcctgtcgGTTTCTCTCGGGGCCAAGGTCCTCCTGCTGGTGGGGATGGGGGTCTGGATGGTGCAGGGAGGAGCTCTGCAGGGAGTCAGCTGCTGGTGGAAATAA